The sequence below is a genomic window from Actinokineospora baliensis.
GAGATCGGGGTCGCGCCGGTCAAACCAGCCGAGTTCGTGGTGTTCCGGCTCGCCCAGCTCTCCGGCGGCACCAGCCTGGTCAACGAGTAACCCGAAGGGTGACAGCAGATGGCACTCCCCGATCTCGACACCTCCGTCGGCCACTCCTTCGGCCTTGAGGTCGACGGCATCCAGATCAAGAGCATCAACGAGGTCAGCGGCCTGAAGATGGAACAGGACGTGATCGAGCTCAAGCAGAACACCGCCGACGGCAAGTACGTCATCAAGAAGCTGCCCGGGCGGCCCAAGGCGGGCGAGGTCACCCTCACCCGCGGCCTCACCGGCGACACCAGCTTCGAGAAGTGGGTCAAGGACGCCCACTTCGGCAAGATGGCCGACGCGCGCAAGGGCGGGGCGATCATCGTCTACGACTACGAGGGCCAGCCGATCAAGCGCTACAAGCTGACCAACGCCTGGCCCAAGACCCTGGAGATCGGCTCGCTCAAGGCGGGCGACACCAGCGTGCTCACCGAGAAGCTCGTGATCACCTACGAGCAGATGGAAGTCGAGTAGCCGTGCGCCGATCGATGACCGGTGTCGGAGTGCAGGACCCGCCGCGGCCCAGCGAGCCGCGGCGGGCGCTGCGCACCGAGTTCGCCTTCGAACTGCCCCGCGGCTACGTCGACGACAACGGCGTGGCCCACCACAGCGGCACCATGCGGCTGGCCACCGCCCGCGACGAGCTCGTCCCGCTGCGCGACGACCGGGTCCGGGAGAACCCCGCGTACCTGACCGTGGTGCTGCTGGCCAGGGTGGTCACCCGCATCGGCGAGGTCACCGACGTGCACGCCGGGGTCATCGAGAACCTGTTCGCCGCCGACCTGGCGTTCCTGCAGGAGCTCTACCGGCGGGTCAACAGCGAGGGCCACACCCGCGCGGGGGTGGCCTGCCCGCAGTGCGGCCACGGCTTCGCCGTCGACCTGGCGGGCGGGGCGGCCGGGGGGCGCCTGGGGGAATCGTGACGTACGCGGCAGACCGGCTGCACGAGGAGGTCGCGTACGTCGCCTACCACTTCCACTGGCCGCTCGAGGACATCCTCGACCTCGAACACCCCGACCGGCTGCGCTACGTGGCCGAGATAGCCCGGATCAACACCAGGATCTCGCAGGGACGGTGAACAGGACCGATGTGGCCGTGGCGACGCAAGCCCGCGCCCGCAGCCACCCCGGACCGGGTGGAGCGGGCCGACTGGCGCGCACTGCCCCCGATCCAGCGGGTGGTGCCCGAGCACCCGGTGGTGAACCCGGTGCAGCGCTTCAGCTCCGGCCTCACCGCCTGGCAGAACCCGTCCTTCCTGCGCCCCCTGGCGCACAGCGTCGGCCCGGCCGAACCGGGCGGGATCGCCGACGTGCTCACCCCGGTCGACCTCCCGCTGGCCACGCGCGGCAAGGACCCGGTGACGGTGTCGAGGTGGGCGCAAGAACCCACCTTCTGGCTGCCCGCCGTCACCGAGCCCGCGGGTGCTGTGGATCCGCCTGCCGCGCCCGCCCAGCTGCCAATCGCCGTCGACGTTGAACCGCCCAGCCCGCAGCCGCCCGCCCCCGTGCAGCGAACGTCCGATGTGGACGCTCCGGAGCCGAGCCCCCCGATCGTCCCCGCGGTCCAACGCCGCCTCGGCCTCGGCGAACCCCTGGACCCGACCCACCAGCCACCCGCGGCCCACCCACTGTCCAGGCCCACCCAAGCGGGCTTGGCCGCACCGATAGTCCAACCCCTGACGGTGCCCCAACAGACCGAGCTGTCCGCGCCTGCTTCCGAGACGGAGCCCTCCACTCAGGCCGAGTTGCCTGCCGTGCGGCCCTTCTCGGCCGGGCAGCCTGCCGTGCCCAGTGCCCAAGATGCGCGCCCTGCTGCGGTGCAGCCTCTTCTCGCTGGGCCACCCCTCGCGCCGTCGCCTGCTGCTCAGTCCGCGCCGACAGTCCATTCCGAGCTCGTCGGGCAGCTGCTCTCGCCCACGGCTTCCGAGCAGCTCGCCCAAGCCGAGTCGGCCGCGCCGACGGTGCAACCACTTCTTGCCGCACAACCCGTTTCGCCCGCGCTCGCGGCCGCGCAGCCTGCCTCGCCCGCAGAACCCGGGCAGCAGGCGCCGATGGCCCAGCCCATTCTGGCGGCGCCGGTGCCCGCTGAAGGGGCCGCACCATCCCCCCAGCCGGGGCTGCCCGTCCAGCCCCTGCTGTCGGCGCAGCCGATCCAGCCCGTGCTGGCCGAGCCGGCAGGGGCACACCCCGCGGCGGCCACTCCGCCCGGGCAGTCGGTCCAGCGTGTGGAGGCGCACGGTTCCGTGCCTGCCTCTGGGGAGCGGCCACCGGCTGTTCTGCCTGAGCGGCCTGTGCTGGCTGAGTTGCCATCTGCGTCTGGGGCGCAGCAGGTGGCTGTCTCTCTGCCTGCGGAGTCGGTCCAGCGTGTGGAGTCGCTCGGTTCGGTGCCCGCTTCCGGGGAGCGGCCAGCGGCCGTGCTGCCTGGGCGGCCTGTGCTGGCTGAGTCGCCATCTGCGTCTGGGGCGCAGGAGGGGGCTGTCTCTCTGCCTGCGGAGTCGGTCCAGCGTGTGGAGTCGCTCGGTTCGGTGCCTGCCTCTGGGGAGCGGCCAGCGGCTGTTCTTCCTGGGCAGCCTGTGCTGGCTGCAGGTTCTGCACGTGCCCCCGAGGCGCGGCAAGCCGCGGCTACTCTGCCCGCGCAGCCGATCCAGCGTGTGTTGGCTGAGTCGGCACCTGCGTCTGGGGTGCAGCAGGGGGCTGCCTCTCTGCCTGCGGAGTCGGTCCAGCCTGTGGAGGCGCTCGGTTCGGTGCCCGCGTCTGGGGCGCAGCCAGCGGCTGTTCTTCCTGGGCAGCCGATCGAGCCGGTGCTGGCCAGGCCCGAGGCGCGGCCGGATGTGGCTGCGCTGCCCTCGCAGCCGATTCAGCGCGTGCTGGCGGAGTCGCCACCTTCGCCTGGGGCGCAGCCAGCGGCTGTTGTGCCTGGGCGGTCGATCGAGCCGGTGCTGGCGGCCGGTTCGGCGCCTGCCCCCGAGACGCGGCTGGATGTGGCTGCGCTGCCTGCGCAGCCGATTCAGCGGGTGCTGGCTGTGGAGTCGTCACCCGCGTCCGGGGCTCAGCAGCCATCGGGTGTCGGTCCTGAGGCCCAGCCAGCCGCGGCTACGCTGTCCGGACAGTCGATTCAGCGTGTGCTGGCTGAGCCGCCCGCACCCGGGGCGCAGCAGGCAACGACTTCCCTTCCTGCGCAGCAGGGTGCTGAGTCGGGGCCTGGCCCTGGGGCGCAGTCAACGGCTGCCGTTCTGCCGGGGCAGCCGATCGAGCCGGTGTTGGCGGGTTCGGCGTCTGTTCCCGACGTGCTTCCTGCCGCGACCACTCTGTCCGCGCAGCCGATTCACCGTGTGCTGGCCGAGTCGCCACCTTCGCCCGGGGCGCAGCAGCCAGCGGCCGCTCCGTCGGCGCAGACGGTTCAGCGTGTTGCTGAGTCGGCGCCTGTCCTGCCTGGGCAAGTGATTGAGCCGGTGCGGGCCGCGGGTTCGCCGCCTGCCCTCGAAGCGCGGCCGGATGCGGCTGCTCTTCCTGCGCAGCCGATTCAGCGTGTGCTGGCTGAGTCGCCATCTGCGTCTGGCGTCCAGGCTGCTGAGTCAGCGCCTGCCCCCGACGCGGCTACTCTGCCCACGCAGCCGATCCAACGTGTGTTGGCTGAGTCTTCATCTGCGTTCGGGGTGCAGCAGACGGCGGCAGTTGTGCCTGTGCCGGGTGCCGGTTCGGCGCCCGCCGCCGCTACCCTCCCCGCGCAGCCGATCCAGCGTGTGTTGGCCGTCGAGTCGGCGTCGGCGCAGTCCACTCCACAGGCAGCCCAACCGGACCTGCCCGTGCCGCTCTCCTTCTCCCGGCCCACCCCGGACCTCCAGGTCGTGCCGCTCTCCCGCGCCGCCGACCCCGCTTCCCCACCCACCGGCGGCCCCACTCTCGGCCTGCCGCCGCCCCGCACCACCACCAGTCCACCCGCTGTCCAGCGGATCCACGACCCGCCCGTTGCCACGCAGGTCCTGCAACGACAAGAAGACCCACCACCGCCGGAGCCCGCCCCGACGCCCGAGGCGGCTCCTCCGCCGGTGACCCAGGCACCCGCCCCCGCGGCGGTTTCGACGGCGGCGCCCGCGTCAGGGGCGCCGCCCGAGGCCGTTGCGGAGGAGTTGGTGCGCAAGTTGTTCGACCCGCTGCTGCGCAAGCTCAAGACAGAGCTGCGGCTCGACCGCGAACGCCGCGGTCGGGTGACCGACCGGTGGCGCTGAGCTGAGGGGGGCGAGATGACCAGCATCGAGGAGGCCGTCGCCGTCTGCTACGTCGTCAAGATCGACGACGAGAGCCTCGGCGCGTTCAGCAGCTGCGACGGGCTGGGCTGCGAGTTCGTGATGGAGCAACGGGAGGAGGGCGGCAACAACGGGTTCGTCTGGCAGCTGCCCACCCGGATCAAGTACGGCAACGTCAAGTTCTCCCGGCCGGTGACCGCCGACAGCGCCAAGGTCACCGCCTGGATCGCGGGCATGGCGGGCGGCATCCGGCGCAAGACCGCCACCATCGAGGCCAGGACGCTGGCCGGCAAGGTGATCGCCCGCTGGTCGCTGGTCGACGTGGTGCCGGTGCGCTGGACCGGTCCGCAGCTCTCGGCCGACTCGCCGAAGGTCGCCACCGAGACCCTCGAGCTGGCCCACCACGGGTTCCTCGGTCGGGGGGCGTGATGAGCTCGCCGATCACCTTCGTCTCCGCCGGGTCGCCCGCCACCGCCAACTACGGCGCGGGCGCCCCGCCGAACCTGCAGCGCGCCAAGCTCGCCGTGCACAAGCCCCCGCAGGGCGGCAGCACCGCCAAGCCGGGCGAGTTCATGTACGACATCCCGTTCCAGTTCAACCCCAAGGAGCTCTCGCTCACCAAGAACGCCAAGTGGAAGCGCGACGAGCAGCGCAACGCCAAGAAGAGCGGTCCGCCGGAGTTCAAGGGCGCCGACCCGTGCAAGCTGGCGCTGGAGATGTTCCTCGACGCCACCGACACGATGGACGACAAGGTGGTCAAGACCGTCGAGAAGGTCTTCTCCTGCTGCGTGGCCACCGAGGAGAGCAGGCAGAGCGGCAAGGGTTCGCCGCCGTGGGTGGTGTTCAAGTGGGGCGGCATGACCGGGTTCCCGGCCTACGTCGCCAGCGTGACCGCCAAGTACACCCTGTTCACCCCCGCCGGGGTGCCGGTGCGCGCGGTGTGCACGGTGAACCTGGAGGAGATCTCCGGCGAGCAGGGCGGCCAGAACCCGACCTCGGGTACCCGCGCGGTCCGCGCCACGCACACCCTGGTCGCGGGCGACACCCTGCAGTCGGTGGCCTTCCGCGCCTACGGCGACCCCGGGTTCTGGCGCGACATCGCCGAGCTCAACGACATCGACGACCCGATGGTGCTGCGCCCGGGCACCCGGCTGCGGGTGCCCGCGCTGGAGGAGATCTCCCGTGGCCAATGAGAGCTTCGCCAACAGCCTGGCCGTGACCGTCGGCGGGCAGCCGCTGCCCGCCGACGTCAAGGCCATGCTCGCGGTCGCCTACGTGGACGACAGCCGGAACCTGCCGGACATGTTCGTGCTGCGCTTCCGCGACCCGGCCGGTGTCGTGCTCTCCAAGGCGGGCATCAAGGTCGGGGTGCCGGTGGAGCTGAAGGTGCAGACCGCCGATCCCGGCGGCCCGCAGGCGCTGATGAGCGGGGAGGTCACCGCCGTCGGCATCGAACTCGACCGCACCGGCACCTTCACCGAGGTCCGCGGCTACGACCACGCGCACCGGCTCTTCCGCGGCAGGCGGGTCGCGGTGTACCCGGACATGACCGTCGCCGACGTGGTCCGCAAGGTGACCAGCCGGGCCGGGCTGCAGGCGGGCACCATCGACGACGTCAAGGGCTACGGCGGCGCGCCCAACACCCAGTTCGGCCAGGACAACATCAGCGACTGGGAGTTCCTGTCCCGCTTGGCCGACGCGGTGGGCGCGCAGATCGCCGTGGTCGACAAGAAGCTCAACTTCCAGCTCCCCGAACAGCCCTCCGGCGCCCCGGACACCTCGGCCAAGGCCGCGACCGACCCGCTGGTCTTGGAGGCGCACCGCAACCTGGTGTCGCTGCGGGCAGGCGTGACCGCCGCCGAGCAGGTGCCCAAGGTCGAGGTCCGCGGCTGGGACGTGAAGGCCAAGAAGGCCATCACCGCCACCGAGACCCCCAAGCACGCAGGCATCGAGGTCTCCGGTGCGGACCCGGTCGCCCTCGCCAACGGCTTCGGCAGCCCACCGCTGGTGGCCACCACGACCAGGGGCACCCAGGGCGCGGCCGCGGCGATGGCCAAGGGGTTGGCCAACGAGTTCGGCAGCGCCTGCGTCGAACTCGACGGTGTGGCCAAGGGAAACCCGAAGCTGCGGGCGGGTGCTCAGGTGGCGCTGGCCAACGTGGGGGAGCCGTTCGCCGGCAAGTACACCCTCACCACCACCCGGCACCTGTTCAGCGACGAGGTCGGCTACACCACCGAGTTCTCCGTCTCCGGCAGGCAGGAGCGCTCCTTCTACGGGCTCGCCTCCGGTGGCCGCGACGGCCGGGGTGTCCACACCGGACTGGTCACCGGGGTGGTCAGCGACGTGCGGGACCCGGACAAGCTGGGCAGGGTCAAGGTGACCTTCCCGTGGCTGGCCGACGACTGCACCAGCGGCTGGGCGCGGATGACCGAGTGGGGCGCTGGCAAGGACCGCGGCGCGATGATGCTGCCCGAGGTCGGCGACGAGGTCGTCGTCGGGTTCGACCACGGCGACTTCGACGCGCCGTTCGTGCTCGGCTCGCTGCACAACGGCAAGGACACCGTGCCGAAGTTCGCCAAACCCGTGGTGGACGAGGGATCCGGCGAGATCGCGGTGCGCGGGTTCGTCTCCCGCAAGGCGCACAAGCTCGAGTTCGTCGAGGCCGACGGCATCACCATCGCCACCGGCGACGGCAAGTTCGTGCTCGCCCTCGACCAGACCAAGCAGGTCATCGAGATCACCAGCGGCAAGGAGATCACCGTCAAGGCCACCAACGGCATCAAGGTCGACGCCGGGCAGGGGCCGCTGGAGCTCAAGGGGCAGACGGTGGCGGTGAAGGCGGTCGGCGGGTTCACCGCCGAGGGCGCCACCGCGGTGGTCAAGGGGCAGGGGCAGGCCGAGCTCAGCGCCAGCGGACCGGTGACGGTCAAGGGCGCCATCGTGAAGATCAACTGAGTCGGAGGGGGAGGGCCATGCCGCCAGCGGCCAGGGTCGGGGACCCGACCGGGCACCCGGGCACCGTCACCGGGCCCGGGGTGCCGACCGTGCTCATCGGCGGCAAACCCGCCGCCACGGTGGGGGACCTGCACGCCTGCTCGTTCCCGCCACCGCCCCCGCACCCGCCGACCCCGATCGTGCCGCCCGGCTGCCCCACGGTGCTCATCGGCGGCAAGCCCGCCGCGCGCCTCGGCGACATGTCCGGCTGCGGCGCCCCGATCATCGCCGGGTGCCTGACCGTCCTCATTGGAGGCTGACGTGGAGTTCATCGGCAGGGGCTGGGCGTTCCCGGTGCGCACCGACGCCACCGGGTCGGTCGCGCTGGTCGGCGGCGACCGGGAGATCGTGGAGAGCATCCGGCTGATCCTGGGCACCTCGCCGGGGGAGCGGCCGATGCGCCCGGAGTTCGGCTGCGCCATCCACGACCTGGTGTTCGCCCCCGCGGACGCGGCCACCGCGGGGCAGTTGGCCTACGAGGTGCGGGTCGCGCTGGAGCGCTGGGAGCCCAGGATCAGCCTCGACGACGTGGTGGTCGGGTTCGACGCCGTTGACGAGGGGACGCTGCTCATCGACATCCGCTACACGCTGCGCGACCGCAACGACCCGCGCAACCTGGTGTTCCCGTTCTACGTCATCCCCAGCCACGACCCGACCCCGCTGCCCGGTGCCCGACCGGCGATCGAGGCGGCCGACGAGCTCGCCGGGGAGGGTCGCTGATGGGTGGCATCCCGATCCCGAACCTGGACGACCGCCGCTTCCAGGACCTCGTCGACGAGGCCAAGCGCCGGGTGCAGCAGCGCTGCCCGGAGTGGTCCGACCACAACGTCTCCGACCCCGGCGTCACCCTGATCGAGACCTTCGCGTTCATGGTCGACCAGCTGATCTACCGGGTGAACCGGATCCCCGAGCGCGCCTACCTGCGCTTCCTCGACCTGATCGGGGTCACCCTGTTCCCGCCTGCCGCGGCCAGGGTGCCCGCCACCTTCCGG
It includes:
- a CDS encoding CIS tube protein, producing the protein MSSPITFVSAGSPATANYGAGAPPNLQRAKLAVHKPPQGGSTAKPGEFMYDIPFQFNPKELSLTKNAKWKRDEQRNAKKSGPPEFKGADPCKLALEMFLDATDTMDDKVVKTVEKVFSCCVATEESRQSGKGSPPWVVFKWGGMTGFPAYVASVTAKYTLFTPAGVPVRAVCTVNLEEISGEQGGQNPTSGTRAVRATHTLVAGDTLQSVAFRAYGDPGFWRDIAELNDIDDPMVLRPGTRLRVPALEEISRGQ
- a CDS encoding VgrG-related protein, with protein sequence MANESFANSLAVTVGGQPLPADVKAMLAVAYVDDSRNLPDMFVLRFRDPAGVVLSKAGIKVGVPVELKVQTADPGGPQALMSGEVTAVGIELDRTGTFTEVRGYDHAHRLFRGRRVAVYPDMTVADVVRKVTSRAGLQAGTIDDVKGYGGAPNTQFGQDNISDWEFLSRLADAVGAQIAVVDKKLNFQLPEQPSGAPDTSAKAATDPLVLEAHRNLVSLRAGVTAAEQVPKVEVRGWDVKAKKAITATETPKHAGIEVSGADPVALANGFGSPPLVATTTRGTQGAAAAMAKGLANEFGSACVELDGVAKGNPKLRAGAQVALANVGEPFAGKYTLTTTRHLFSDEVGYTTEFSVSGRQERSFYGLASGGRDGRGVHTGLVTGVVSDVRDPDKLGRVKVTFPWLADDCTSGWARMTEWGAGKDRGAMMLPEVGDEVVVGFDHGDFDAPFVLGSLHNGKDTVPKFAKPVVDEGSGEIAVRGFVSRKAHKLEFVEADGITIATGDGKFVLALDQTKQVIEITSGKEITVKATNGIKVDAGQGPLELKGQTVAVKAVGGFTAEGATAVVKGQGQAELSASGPVTVKGAIVKIN
- a CDS encoding phage tail protein, which gives rise to MALPDLDTSVGHSFGLEVDGIQIKSINEVSGLKMEQDVIELKQNTADGKYVIKKLPGRPKAGEVTLTRGLTGDTSFEKWVKDAHFGKMADARKGGAIIVYDYEGQPIKRYKLTNAWPKTLEIGSLKAGDTSVLTEKLVITYEQMEVE
- a CDS encoding PAAR domain-containing protein, with translation MPPAARVGDPTGHPGTVTGPGVPTVLIGGKPAATVGDLHACSFPPPPPHPPTPIVPPGCPTVLIGGKPAARLGDMSGCGAPIIAGCLTVLIGG
- a CDS encoding DUF6760 family protein; this translates as MTYAADRLHEEVAYVAYHFHWPLEDILDLEHPDRLRYVAEIARINTRISQGR
- a CDS encoding GPW/gp25 family protein, translating into MEFIGRGWAFPVRTDATGSVALVGGDREIVESIRLILGTSPGERPMRPEFGCAIHDLVFAPADAATAGQLAYEVRVALERWEPRISLDDVVVGFDAVDEGTLLIDIRYTLRDRNDPRNLVFPFYVIPSHDPTPLPGARPAIEAADELAGEGR
- a CDS encoding phage tail protein, with product MTSIEEAVAVCYVVKIDDESLGAFSSCDGLGCEFVMEQREEGGNNGFVWQLPTRIKYGNVKFSRPVTADSAKVTAWIAGMAGGIRRKTATIEARTLAGKVIARWSLVDVVPVRWTGPQLSADSPKVATETLELAHHGFLGRGA